The Gemmatimonadota bacterium DH-78 region GCAGTGCCGTCACCGCCGCCCGCGACGCCGTGCCCAGCGACACCGGCTGGTTGTACACCCGCACGCCGTCGATGTACACCAGCGGCTCCGGCGCCTGAGACGCCGTGTTCTGGCCCCGGATCCGGATCGTGCCGCCCGTGCCCGGCTGCCCTCCCGGAGGCACCACCGTCACCCCCGGAATCCGGCCCCCGATGATGTTCTCCGGGTTCGTCACCGGAAGGTTCTCGATGTCGCGCGAGGTGACCGCGTCCAGCGCGTTGCCCACTTCGCGCGCCCGGACCTCGGCCGCCGTGCCCGTCACCACGATCTCCTCCAGAGCCACCGCCGTCTGCTCCAGACTGAAGTTCGTGGTCGTCGTCCCGCCCGCCGTCACCGTCACGGTCTCTTCCGCCGACCCGTAGCCGATGATGTCGACACGCACCGTGTGCGTGCCGGCCGGCACGTTCAGGATCACGTAGCGACCCTGCTCGTTGGTGAGCGCGCCGAGACGCAGCCCCGACACGAACACCTGGGCTCCGGTGAGCGGCTGCATCGTCGCCGCCGCCGTCACCTGACCCGTCACCCTCCCCGTCTCCTGCGCGGCCGCCGGCATGCACAACGCCAGAACCGCGAGCACCGAGGCGAACGCCCCGATGCGCACACACACTCGAGAGGTCATGCGCTGGATCCTCCGATAGGGAGCCGCCGGCGTGAACCGGCGACCCGGTGGCACGCGCAGTCGCCCCGGGGTCCCGAGACGAAGGATTGTACCTGCGCGCGATCGCCAGAATGGGGCAGAATCCCGCCACGGTCAATACTTTTCGCGTGCCGTGGACGCCCCCTTCCCGATACGGATCGAGCCGCACGGATGCAGCGCGGGGGTGGCCGCCGAAGCGACCACCCCCGCAGGTCCTGCAGCCCGCCCGAAGGGCGGGCGGATCGGGGATCAGCCCCCGATGTTGGGGTTGACCCGCATCTCCTCGTCGGAGATCGGGAAGCAGGTGTCGCGCCCCTCCGCGAAGGGGTCGGCCACCGCGCCACCCTCGGCCTTCCACCGGTGCAGATCCCAGAGGGTGCGCCCCTCGAGCCACACCGTGGCGCCCCGCTCCATCCGGAGCACCGGCCAGGCCTCGGCCACGGAGCCCGGCACGTCGATCGGGTCGAGCCCGTAGACGGCGCGGGCCTCGTTCAGACGATCGGTCATGCCCTGCAGGTCGCCGTCGCGAAGGGCCGCCTCGGCGCGGAGCACCAGCATCTCGGTGCCCTTGGTCAGCGCCTGGTCGTCGTCTTCGGTGAGGTACTTCAGCTGCTGATAGAAGTCGGTCTCGCCGTCCTGACCCTTCTCCACCTGGCCCGCATTGTCGAGCACGATGCGCCACGGCACCCGCGGATCCTCGGGGTCGTTGTCCGCCCACACGGTGTTGAAGACGGTGAACTCCTTCCGCGAATTGGTCTCGAACACCAGGTCGTTCGACACCGCACCGACCGCGGTCGAGAAGATCGCGTCGTACTGGAAGTCGTCCGGTACCTGCCCGGCGTCGTTCACCGCCTGCGACCAGTTGCCGAGCCAGGCGCGGACCGACGCCCGGCCTCCGTACGCCGCCGTGACGATGGCGTCGGCGCCGGCCGCTCCACCCACCGCGATGGCCCGACTGAACAGCGAGTC contains the following coding sequences:
- a CDS encoding RagB/SusD family nutrient uptake outer membrane protein, with the protein product MKIMNRKSVWTVALLLPLAGCSEVLSLDVESPGRIADDDLNNADAVPGLVAGMSYDLTQAYGGVLQELSLASGELWHGGSYDFGTYPRGILLQEPADWDGSYGTMQQARYVAEAGLKRIANVLEPDLYERSPDVARAYLLAGFANRLMGEVQCETTVDFDGEPSGVLPRTEHFSRADSLFSRAIAVGGAAGADAIVTAAYGGRASVRAWLGNWSQAVNDAGQVPDDFQYDAIFSTAVGAVSNDLVFETNSRKEFTVFNTVWADNDPEDPRVPWRIVLDNAGQVEKGQDGETDFYQQLKYLTEDDDQALTKGTEMLVLRAEAALRDGDLQGMTDRLNEARAVYGLDPIDVPGSVAEAWPVLRMERGATVWLEGRTLWDLHRWKAEGGAVADPFAEGRDTCFPISDEEMRVNPNIGG